One segment of Ziziphus jujuba cultivar Dongzao chromosome 12, ASM3175591v1 DNA contains the following:
- the LOC107428312 gene encoding uncharacterized protein LOC107428312 yields the protein MMRRQQDQQSRVFYELSALVLNILRSPPSPIPFSDHSPVTPPPPVSSTRRSPAAQISPAGFASLLLGISLALMLCGSVTFFIGFILMPWVLGLVMVFYVAGMISALSMLGRSILCYATAPSTPRKEIPAWKLL from the exons ATGATGAGAAGGCAACAAGATCAGCAATCTAGGGTTTTCTACGAGCTGTCAGCTCTGGTTCTCAACATCCTGCGATCCCCTCCGTCGCCGATCCCGTTTTCTGATCATTCACCGGTGACACCGCCGCCGCCGGTGTCGTCGACGAGGCGGTCTCCGGCCGCTCAGATCTCGCCTGCGGGTTTTGCTTCGCTGCTCTTGGGGATTTCGCTGGCTCTGATGCTTTGTGGATCAGTTACTTTTTTCATCGGTTTCATATTGATGCCTTGGGTTCTTGGATTGGTGATGGTTTTCTACGTGGCTGGGATGATTTCAGCCCTTTCGATGTTGGGTCGCTCAATTCTTTGCTATGCCACGGCTCCATCAACGCCGCGGAAGGAGATTCCTG CCTGGAAACTATTGTGA
- the LOC107428307 gene encoding calmodulin-binding transcription activator 4 isoform X2 — protein sequence MSKIQSGYDIDNLFQEAQTRWLKPAEVLSILQNHEKYQLTQEPAQQPTSGSLFLFNKRVLRFFRKDGHRWRKKKDGRTVGEAHERLKVGNAEALNCYYAHGEENHNFQRRSYWMLDPAYEHIVLVHYRDITEGKPNAESAAQLSPGSFLSFTQSPCSSTTPNQGSTSIGDVYEPCQSLTSPGSIEVSSDVLMKTNGGDYFQGVERTGNLGSSTELNVSQALRRLEEQLSLNDDSLKEFDPSGSQDEDPVKSELEYDGEIPNQEQYANFHGHGHIIRDRYYSGHTGMQDNGSLHQHQFYGHEYTDGRTESSSWNDVLDSCKALSGGESQKEQLYTLQKHESPLSSGNGPTVEQEHPGWLNSNGKNVENSSMLLPQEVNNFPYSSVLQSHETNSDYYMMLFGNQGRIELLESDVNLTIAQRQKFTIREICPDWGYATETTKIIIIGSFLCDSLESRWNCMFGDVEVPAQIIQEGVIRCEAPPHPSGKITLCITSGNRVSCSEVREFEYRVKNVGSAESDSTSTGSTKSAEELLLLVRFVQMLLSDSASQNGNNIGSETPRKLFADDDSWDSVIEALLVGSGTSSGTIYWLLEELLKDKLLQWISSRSQEQIEQAGCSLSKKEQGIIHMIAGLGFEWALNPVLSSGANINFRDINGWTALHWAARFGREKMVAALIASGAFAGAVTDPSSQDPTGKTPAAVAAISGHRGLAGYLSEVALTSHLSSLTLEESELSKGSAEVEAEKTVNSISKQNLTISEDQLSLKDTLAAVRNAAQAAARIQSAFRAHSFRKRLEKEAAASTLEEYGINSDDIKGLSMMSKMAFGNPRDYNSAALSIQKKYRGWKGRKDFLAFRQKVVKIQACVRGYQVRKHYKVICWAVGVLEKVVLRWRRKGVGLRGFRQDSDSIAESEDEDILKVFRKQKVDVAIDEAVSRVLSMVDSSEARQQYHRVLEKYRQAKAKLSGMTDNAEPSTTNVADICTMEDLEAYDFLDDSFQ from the exons ATGAGTAAGATTCAATCAG GATATGATATTGATAATCTTTTTCAAGAAGCTCAAACCCGATGGCTGAAGCCTGCAGAAGTGCTTTCAATATTGCAGAACCATGAGAAGTACCAGCTCACCCAAGAGCCTGCTCAACAACCAACTA GTGGCTCTTTGTTCCTTTTTAACAAGAGGGTCCTTCGGTTCTTCAGAAAAGATGGTCATCGTTGGCGTAAGAAGAAGGATGGACGAACTGTTGGGGAAGCACATGAACGCCTTAAG GTTGGAAATGCTGAAGCTTTGAATTGTTACTATGCTCATGGAGAAGAAAATCACAATTTTCAGAGACGTAGCTATTGGATGCTGGATCC GGCATATGAACACATTGTTCTTGTACATTACAGAGATATAACTGAG GGGAAACCCAATGCTGAGTCTGCAGCACAATTATCTCCAGGTTCATTTCTGTCCTTTACCCAGAGTCCTTGCTCTAGTACTACACCAAATCAAGGTTCCACCTCCATTGGTGATGTATACGAACCCTGTCAGAGTTTGACAAGTCCTGGATCTATAGAGGTCAGTTCTGACGTTTTAATGAAAACAAATGGGGGGGACTATTTCCAAGGAGTAGAGAGGACAGGCAATTTAGGTAGTTCAACAGAGCTCAATGTTAGTCAAGCTTTACGAAGGCTTGAGGAGCAGTTAAGTCTGAATGATGACAGCCTCAAAGAATTTGATCCGTCTGGCAGTCAGGATGAAGATCCAGTCAAGTCAGAGCTGGAATACGATGGGGAGATACCCAATCAGGAGCAGTATGCGAATTTTCATGGACATGGACATATTATACGAGATCGGTATTATTCTGGACATACTGGAATGCAAG ATAATGGTAGTTTGCATCAACACCAATTTTATGGGCATGAATATACAGATGGAAGGACAGAATCTTCATCTTGGAATGACGTTCTTGATTCATGTAAGGCTTTGTCAGGTGGTGAGTCTCAGAAGGAACAATTATACACGTTGCAAAAACAT GAAAGCCCACTAAGTTCAGGAAATGGACCAACTGTAGAGCAGGAGCATCCTGGATGGCTGAATTCCAATGGAAAAAATGTTGAAAACT CTTCCATGTTGCTGCCCCAAGAAGTGAACAATTTTCCATATTCTTCTGTGCTACAAAGTCATGAAACAAATTCGGACTACTACATGATGTTGTTTGGCAACCAGGGCCGAATCGAACTGCTTGAATCGGATGTGAATTTGACAATTGCACAAAGGCAGAAGTTCACAATTCGAGAAATATGCCCAGATTGGGGTTATGCTACTGAGACTACAAAG ATCATTATTATCGGTTCGTTTCTTTGTGATTCATTAGAATCTAGATGGAATTGTATGTTTGGTGATGTGGAAGTTCCTGCTCAGATCATTCAAGAAGGTGTAATTCGTTGTGAAGCTCCTCCTCATCCTTCTGGGAAGATAACTCTCTGCATTACTTCTGGCAACCGGGTGTCATGCAGTGAAGTCAGGGAGTTTGAATATCGAGTTAAGAATGTTGGTAGTGCTGAAAGTGATTCAACATCTACAGGTTCCACTAAGAGTGCAGAAGAACTGTTGTTACTAGTCAGATTTGTTCAGATGCTATTGTCAGATTCAGCATCACAGAACGGAAACAACATTGGATCTGAGACCCCAAGAAAATTGTTTGCTGATGATGATTCATGGGACAGTGTCATAGAGGCACTTTTAGTTGGTAGTGGAACTTCATCCGGTACCATCTATTGGCTTCTTGAAGAACTTCTAAAAGACAAGTTACTGCAGTGGATTTCTTCTAGATCTCAGGAACAAATTGAGCAGGCAGGATGTTCCCTGTCCAAGAAAGAGCAAGGAATAATACACATGATTGCTGGATTGGGCTTTGAATGGGCCTTAAACCCAGTGCTCAGTTCTGGAGCCAATATAAATTTCCGTGACATTAATGGGTGGACTGCACTACATTGGGCTGCACGTTTTGGAAG GGAAAAAATGGTTGCCGCTCTTATAGCTTCTGGTGCATTTGCCGGGGCAGTGACAGATCCGAGTTCACAAGATCCAACAGGTAAAACCCCTGCAGCTGTTGCAGCGATCAGTGGACATAGGGGACTTGCTGGTTATCTTTCTGAGGTGGCACTGACTAGCCATCTGTCATCACTTACACTGGAAGAAAGTGAGCTTTCTAAAGGATCCGCTGAGGTTGAAGCTGAAAAAACTGTAAATAGTATCTCAAAGCAAAACCTTACTATCAGTGAGGATCAGCTTTCACTCAAAGATACCTTGGCTGCAGTGCGGAATGCAGCTCAGGCTGCAGCACGTATACAATCTGCTTTCCGGGCACATTCTTTTAGAAAACGACTAGAGAAAGAAGCTGCTGCTTCTACTTTAGAAGAGTATGGTATTAATTCAGATGACATTAAAGGGCTTTCAATGATGTCAAAGATGGCCTTTGGCAACCCACGCGATTACAATTCGGCTGCATTATCTATCCAGAAAAAGTACCGTGGTTGGAAAGGGCGCAAGGATTTTCTGGCATTTCGCCAGAAAGTGGTTAAAATACAG gCATGTGTTAGAGGTTACCAGGTTAGGAAGCATTACAAGGTAATCTGTTGGGCTGTTGGAGTTCTAGAAAAGGTTGTACTACGATGGCGGCGGAAAGGAGTTGGTTTGCGAGGTTTTCGACAGGACTCTGATTCTATTGCTGAgagtgaagatgaagatattcTTAAGGTGTTCCGCAAACAGAAAGTTGATGTGGCAATTGATGAGGCTGTCTCACGGGTGCTGTCAATGGTTGATTCTTCAGAGGCACGTCAGCAATATCATCGCGTGCTTGAAAAATACCGCCAAGCTAAG GCTAAACTGAGCGGCATGACTGACAATGCAGAACCGTCGACAACTAATGTTGCGGATATTTGTACTATGGAAGACCTTGAAGCCTACGACTTCCTAGACGACAGCTTTCAATGA
- the LOC125418584 gene encoding uncharacterized protein LOC125418584, whose protein sequence is MSDWGPIFVSVILFVLLSPGLLFQLPGQHRCVEFGNFKTSGASIMIHSLLYFALVCVFLLAIKVHLYLD, encoded by the coding sequence ATGTCGGATTGGGGTCCAATTTTTGTGTCTGTGATACTGTTTGTGCTGTTATCTCCAGGGCTTCTGTTTCAGTTACCTGGACAACATCGATGCGTTGAGTTTGGCAACTTTAAGACAAGTGGTGCCTCCATTATGATTCATTCTCTGCTCTACTTCGCTCTCGTTTGCGTTTTCCTTCTTGCCATCAAGGTCCATTTGTACCTCGATTGA
- the LOC107428307 gene encoding calmodulin-binding transcription activator 4 isoform X1, whose amino-acid sequence MSKIQSGYDIDNLFQEAQTRWLKPAEVLSILQNHEKYQLTQEPAQQPTSGSLFLFNKRVLRFFRKDGHRWRKKKDGRTVGEAHERLKVGNAEALNCYYAHGEENHNFQRRSYWMLDPAYEHIVLVHYRDITEGKPNAESAAQLSPGSFLSFTQSPCSSTTPNQGSTSIGDVYEPCQSLTSPGSIEVSSDVLMKTNGGDYFQGVERTGNLGSSTELNVSQALRRLEEQLSLNDDSLKEFDPSGSQDEDPVKSELEYDGEIPNQEQYANFHGHGHIIRDRYYSGHTGMQDNGSLHQHQFYGHEYTDGRTESSSWNDVLDSCKALSGGESQKEQLYTLQKHESPLSSGNGPTVEQEHPGWLNSNGKNVENSSMLLPQEVNNFPYSSVLQSHETNSDYYMMLFGNQGRIELLESDVNLTIAQRQKFTIREICPDWGYATETTKIIIIGSFLCDSLESRWNCMFGDVEVPAQIIQEGVIRCEAPPHPSGKITLCITSGNRVSCSEVREFEYRVKNVGSAESDSTSTGSTKSAEELLLLVRFVQMLLSDSASQNGNNIGSETPRKLFADDDSWDSVIEALLVGSGTSSGTIYWLLEELLKDKLLQWISSRSQEQIEQAGCSLSKKEQGIIHMIAGLGFEWALNPVLSSGANINFRDINGWTALHWAARFGREKMVAALIASGAFAGAVTDPSSQDPTGKTPAAVAAISGHRGLAGYLSEVALTSHLSSLTLEESELSKGSAEVEAEKTVNSISKQNLTISEDQLSLKDTLAAVRNAAQAAARIQSAFRAHSFRKRLEKEAAASTLEEYGINSDDIKGLSMMSKMAFGNPRDYNSAALSIQKKYRGWKGRKDFLAFRQKVVKIQACVRGYQVRKHYKVICWAVGVLEKVVLRWRRKGVGLRGFRQDSDSIAESEDEDILKVFRKQKVDVAIDEAVSRVLSMVDSSEARQQYHRVLEKYRQAKQAKLSGMTDNAEPSTTNVADICTMEDLEAYDFLDDSFQ is encoded by the exons ATGAGTAAGATTCAATCAG GATATGATATTGATAATCTTTTTCAAGAAGCTCAAACCCGATGGCTGAAGCCTGCAGAAGTGCTTTCAATATTGCAGAACCATGAGAAGTACCAGCTCACCCAAGAGCCTGCTCAACAACCAACTA GTGGCTCTTTGTTCCTTTTTAACAAGAGGGTCCTTCGGTTCTTCAGAAAAGATGGTCATCGTTGGCGTAAGAAGAAGGATGGACGAACTGTTGGGGAAGCACATGAACGCCTTAAG GTTGGAAATGCTGAAGCTTTGAATTGTTACTATGCTCATGGAGAAGAAAATCACAATTTTCAGAGACGTAGCTATTGGATGCTGGATCC GGCATATGAACACATTGTTCTTGTACATTACAGAGATATAACTGAG GGGAAACCCAATGCTGAGTCTGCAGCACAATTATCTCCAGGTTCATTTCTGTCCTTTACCCAGAGTCCTTGCTCTAGTACTACACCAAATCAAGGTTCCACCTCCATTGGTGATGTATACGAACCCTGTCAGAGTTTGACAAGTCCTGGATCTATAGAGGTCAGTTCTGACGTTTTAATGAAAACAAATGGGGGGGACTATTTCCAAGGAGTAGAGAGGACAGGCAATTTAGGTAGTTCAACAGAGCTCAATGTTAGTCAAGCTTTACGAAGGCTTGAGGAGCAGTTAAGTCTGAATGATGACAGCCTCAAAGAATTTGATCCGTCTGGCAGTCAGGATGAAGATCCAGTCAAGTCAGAGCTGGAATACGATGGGGAGATACCCAATCAGGAGCAGTATGCGAATTTTCATGGACATGGACATATTATACGAGATCGGTATTATTCTGGACATACTGGAATGCAAG ATAATGGTAGTTTGCATCAACACCAATTTTATGGGCATGAATATACAGATGGAAGGACAGAATCTTCATCTTGGAATGACGTTCTTGATTCATGTAAGGCTTTGTCAGGTGGTGAGTCTCAGAAGGAACAATTATACACGTTGCAAAAACAT GAAAGCCCACTAAGTTCAGGAAATGGACCAACTGTAGAGCAGGAGCATCCTGGATGGCTGAATTCCAATGGAAAAAATGTTGAAAACT CTTCCATGTTGCTGCCCCAAGAAGTGAACAATTTTCCATATTCTTCTGTGCTACAAAGTCATGAAACAAATTCGGACTACTACATGATGTTGTTTGGCAACCAGGGCCGAATCGAACTGCTTGAATCGGATGTGAATTTGACAATTGCACAAAGGCAGAAGTTCACAATTCGAGAAATATGCCCAGATTGGGGTTATGCTACTGAGACTACAAAG ATCATTATTATCGGTTCGTTTCTTTGTGATTCATTAGAATCTAGATGGAATTGTATGTTTGGTGATGTGGAAGTTCCTGCTCAGATCATTCAAGAAGGTGTAATTCGTTGTGAAGCTCCTCCTCATCCTTCTGGGAAGATAACTCTCTGCATTACTTCTGGCAACCGGGTGTCATGCAGTGAAGTCAGGGAGTTTGAATATCGAGTTAAGAATGTTGGTAGTGCTGAAAGTGATTCAACATCTACAGGTTCCACTAAGAGTGCAGAAGAACTGTTGTTACTAGTCAGATTTGTTCAGATGCTATTGTCAGATTCAGCATCACAGAACGGAAACAACATTGGATCTGAGACCCCAAGAAAATTGTTTGCTGATGATGATTCATGGGACAGTGTCATAGAGGCACTTTTAGTTGGTAGTGGAACTTCATCCGGTACCATCTATTGGCTTCTTGAAGAACTTCTAAAAGACAAGTTACTGCAGTGGATTTCTTCTAGATCTCAGGAACAAATTGAGCAGGCAGGATGTTCCCTGTCCAAGAAAGAGCAAGGAATAATACACATGATTGCTGGATTGGGCTTTGAATGGGCCTTAAACCCAGTGCTCAGTTCTGGAGCCAATATAAATTTCCGTGACATTAATGGGTGGACTGCACTACATTGGGCTGCACGTTTTGGAAG GGAAAAAATGGTTGCCGCTCTTATAGCTTCTGGTGCATTTGCCGGGGCAGTGACAGATCCGAGTTCACAAGATCCAACAGGTAAAACCCCTGCAGCTGTTGCAGCGATCAGTGGACATAGGGGACTTGCTGGTTATCTTTCTGAGGTGGCACTGACTAGCCATCTGTCATCACTTACACTGGAAGAAAGTGAGCTTTCTAAAGGATCCGCTGAGGTTGAAGCTGAAAAAACTGTAAATAGTATCTCAAAGCAAAACCTTACTATCAGTGAGGATCAGCTTTCACTCAAAGATACCTTGGCTGCAGTGCGGAATGCAGCTCAGGCTGCAGCACGTATACAATCTGCTTTCCGGGCACATTCTTTTAGAAAACGACTAGAGAAAGAAGCTGCTGCTTCTACTTTAGAAGAGTATGGTATTAATTCAGATGACATTAAAGGGCTTTCAATGATGTCAAAGATGGCCTTTGGCAACCCACGCGATTACAATTCGGCTGCATTATCTATCCAGAAAAAGTACCGTGGTTGGAAAGGGCGCAAGGATTTTCTGGCATTTCGCCAGAAAGTGGTTAAAATACAG gCATGTGTTAGAGGTTACCAGGTTAGGAAGCATTACAAGGTAATCTGTTGGGCTGTTGGAGTTCTAGAAAAGGTTGTACTACGATGGCGGCGGAAAGGAGTTGGTTTGCGAGGTTTTCGACAGGACTCTGATTCTATTGCTGAgagtgaagatgaagatattcTTAAGGTGTTCCGCAAACAGAAAGTTGATGTGGCAATTGATGAGGCTGTCTCACGGGTGCTGTCAATGGTTGATTCTTCAGAGGCACGTCAGCAATATCATCGCGTGCTTGAAAAATACCGCCAAGCTAAG CAGGCTAAACTGAGCGGCATGACTGACAATGCAGAACCGTCGACAACTAATGTTGCGGATATTTGTACTATGGAAGACCTTGAAGCCTACGACTTCCTAGACGACAGCTTTCAATGA
- the LOC107428307 gene encoding calmodulin-binding transcription activator 4 isoform X3, protein MSKIQSGYDIDNLFQEAQTRWLKPAEVLSILQNHEKYQLTQEPAQQPTSGSLFLFNKRVLRFFRKDGHRWRKKKDGRTVGEAHERLKVGNAEALNCYYAHGEENHNFQRRSYWMLDPAYEHIVLVHYRDITEGKPNAESAAQLSPGSFLSFTQSPCSSTTPNQGSTSIGDVYEPCQSLTSPGSIEVSSDVLMKTNGGDYFQGVERTGNLGSSTELNVSQALRRLEEQLSLNDDSLKEFDPSGSQDEDPVKSELEYDGEIPNQEQYANFHGHGHIIRDRYYSGHTGMQDGRTESSSWNDVLDSCKALSGGESQKEQLYTLQKHESPLSSGNGPTVEQEHPGWLNSNGKNVENSSMLLPQEVNNFPYSSVLQSHETNSDYYMMLFGNQGRIELLESDVNLTIAQRQKFTIREICPDWGYATETTKIIIIGSFLCDSLESRWNCMFGDVEVPAQIIQEGVIRCEAPPHPSGKITLCITSGNRVSCSEVREFEYRVKNVGSAESDSTSTGSTKSAEELLLLVRFVQMLLSDSASQNGNNIGSETPRKLFADDDSWDSVIEALLVGSGTSSGTIYWLLEELLKDKLLQWISSRSQEQIEQAGCSLSKKEQGIIHMIAGLGFEWALNPVLSSGANINFRDINGWTALHWAARFGREKMVAALIASGAFAGAVTDPSSQDPTGKTPAAVAAISGHRGLAGYLSEVALTSHLSSLTLEESELSKGSAEVEAEKTVNSISKQNLTISEDQLSLKDTLAAVRNAAQAAARIQSAFRAHSFRKRLEKEAAASTLEEYGINSDDIKGLSMMSKMAFGNPRDYNSAALSIQKKYRGWKGRKDFLAFRQKVVKIQACVRGYQVRKHYKVICWAVGVLEKVVLRWRRKGVGLRGFRQDSDSIAESEDEDILKVFRKQKVDVAIDEAVSRVLSMVDSSEARQQYHRVLEKYRQAKQAKLSGMTDNAEPSTTNVADICTMEDLEAYDFLDDSFQ, encoded by the exons ATGAGTAAGATTCAATCAG GATATGATATTGATAATCTTTTTCAAGAAGCTCAAACCCGATGGCTGAAGCCTGCAGAAGTGCTTTCAATATTGCAGAACCATGAGAAGTACCAGCTCACCCAAGAGCCTGCTCAACAACCAACTA GTGGCTCTTTGTTCCTTTTTAACAAGAGGGTCCTTCGGTTCTTCAGAAAAGATGGTCATCGTTGGCGTAAGAAGAAGGATGGACGAACTGTTGGGGAAGCACATGAACGCCTTAAG GTTGGAAATGCTGAAGCTTTGAATTGTTACTATGCTCATGGAGAAGAAAATCACAATTTTCAGAGACGTAGCTATTGGATGCTGGATCC GGCATATGAACACATTGTTCTTGTACATTACAGAGATATAACTGAG GGGAAACCCAATGCTGAGTCTGCAGCACAATTATCTCCAGGTTCATTTCTGTCCTTTACCCAGAGTCCTTGCTCTAGTACTACACCAAATCAAGGTTCCACCTCCATTGGTGATGTATACGAACCCTGTCAGAGTTTGACAAGTCCTGGATCTATAGAGGTCAGTTCTGACGTTTTAATGAAAACAAATGGGGGGGACTATTTCCAAGGAGTAGAGAGGACAGGCAATTTAGGTAGTTCAACAGAGCTCAATGTTAGTCAAGCTTTACGAAGGCTTGAGGAGCAGTTAAGTCTGAATGATGACAGCCTCAAAGAATTTGATCCGTCTGGCAGTCAGGATGAAGATCCAGTCAAGTCAGAGCTGGAATACGATGGGGAGATACCCAATCAGGAGCAGTATGCGAATTTTCATGGACATGGACATATTATACGAGATCGGTATTATTCTGGACATACTGGAATGCAAG ATGGAAGGACAGAATCTTCATCTTGGAATGACGTTCTTGATTCATGTAAGGCTTTGTCAGGTGGTGAGTCTCAGAAGGAACAATTATACACGTTGCAAAAACAT GAAAGCCCACTAAGTTCAGGAAATGGACCAACTGTAGAGCAGGAGCATCCTGGATGGCTGAATTCCAATGGAAAAAATGTTGAAAACT CTTCCATGTTGCTGCCCCAAGAAGTGAACAATTTTCCATATTCTTCTGTGCTACAAAGTCATGAAACAAATTCGGACTACTACATGATGTTGTTTGGCAACCAGGGCCGAATCGAACTGCTTGAATCGGATGTGAATTTGACAATTGCACAAAGGCAGAAGTTCACAATTCGAGAAATATGCCCAGATTGGGGTTATGCTACTGAGACTACAAAG ATCATTATTATCGGTTCGTTTCTTTGTGATTCATTAGAATCTAGATGGAATTGTATGTTTGGTGATGTGGAAGTTCCTGCTCAGATCATTCAAGAAGGTGTAATTCGTTGTGAAGCTCCTCCTCATCCTTCTGGGAAGATAACTCTCTGCATTACTTCTGGCAACCGGGTGTCATGCAGTGAAGTCAGGGAGTTTGAATATCGAGTTAAGAATGTTGGTAGTGCTGAAAGTGATTCAACATCTACAGGTTCCACTAAGAGTGCAGAAGAACTGTTGTTACTAGTCAGATTTGTTCAGATGCTATTGTCAGATTCAGCATCACAGAACGGAAACAACATTGGATCTGAGACCCCAAGAAAATTGTTTGCTGATGATGATTCATGGGACAGTGTCATAGAGGCACTTTTAGTTGGTAGTGGAACTTCATCCGGTACCATCTATTGGCTTCTTGAAGAACTTCTAAAAGACAAGTTACTGCAGTGGATTTCTTCTAGATCTCAGGAACAAATTGAGCAGGCAGGATGTTCCCTGTCCAAGAAAGAGCAAGGAATAATACACATGATTGCTGGATTGGGCTTTGAATGGGCCTTAAACCCAGTGCTCAGTTCTGGAGCCAATATAAATTTCCGTGACATTAATGGGTGGACTGCACTACATTGGGCTGCACGTTTTGGAAG GGAAAAAATGGTTGCCGCTCTTATAGCTTCTGGTGCATTTGCCGGGGCAGTGACAGATCCGAGTTCACAAGATCCAACAGGTAAAACCCCTGCAGCTGTTGCAGCGATCAGTGGACATAGGGGACTTGCTGGTTATCTTTCTGAGGTGGCACTGACTAGCCATCTGTCATCACTTACACTGGAAGAAAGTGAGCTTTCTAAAGGATCCGCTGAGGTTGAAGCTGAAAAAACTGTAAATAGTATCTCAAAGCAAAACCTTACTATCAGTGAGGATCAGCTTTCACTCAAAGATACCTTGGCTGCAGTGCGGAATGCAGCTCAGGCTGCAGCACGTATACAATCTGCTTTCCGGGCACATTCTTTTAGAAAACGACTAGAGAAAGAAGCTGCTGCTTCTACTTTAGAAGAGTATGGTATTAATTCAGATGACATTAAAGGGCTTTCAATGATGTCAAAGATGGCCTTTGGCAACCCACGCGATTACAATTCGGCTGCATTATCTATCCAGAAAAAGTACCGTGGTTGGAAAGGGCGCAAGGATTTTCTGGCATTTCGCCAGAAAGTGGTTAAAATACAG gCATGTGTTAGAGGTTACCAGGTTAGGAAGCATTACAAGGTAATCTGTTGGGCTGTTGGAGTTCTAGAAAAGGTTGTACTACGATGGCGGCGGAAAGGAGTTGGTTTGCGAGGTTTTCGACAGGACTCTGATTCTATTGCTGAgagtgaagatgaagatattcTTAAGGTGTTCCGCAAACAGAAAGTTGATGTGGCAATTGATGAGGCTGTCTCACGGGTGCTGTCAATGGTTGATTCTTCAGAGGCACGTCAGCAATATCATCGCGTGCTTGAAAAATACCGCCAAGCTAAG CAGGCTAAACTGAGCGGCATGACTGACAATGCAGAACCGTCGACAACTAATGTTGCGGATATTTGTACTATGGAAGACCTTGAAGCCTACGACTTCCTAGACGACAGCTTTCAATGA
- the LOC107428275 gene encoding uncharacterized protein LOC107428275, protein MADWGPVVIAVVLFVLLSPGLLFQLPGKDRIVGFGNMQTSGISILVHTIIFFGLITIFLIAIGVHIYTG, encoded by the coding sequence ATGGCGGATTGGGGCCCAGTGGTTATAGCAGTGGTGCTATTCGTGCTTCTAAGTCCAGGGCTGCTATTCCAGCTCCCTGGAAAAGACAGGATTGTGGGGTTTGGAAACATGCAGACCAGTGGGATTTCCATCCTTGTGCATACCATCATCTTCTTTGGTCTCATCACCATCTTCCTCATCGCCATCGGTGTTCATATCTACACTGGATGA
- the LOC107428308 gene encoding uncharacterized protein LOC107428308, giving the protein MDSKNQNLELINAAIQKLIQERKNREVSGESFIEEDDDDQLFLSRLLYQLESLKRDGKLEQNESSNKVGEVNCRVDESKSEKGDGNIEVVDTDEIVKELKKVKKQNSITHWLLSAMIVLTLVWQISEVSLILKLKDGVSHPFRSLGGMLIGMFKSSTTNGHDSENQNESHSLPPIKVPDFPHMEFPDLNGDNGGKH; this is encoded by the exons ATGGAttccaaaaatcaaaatctGGAGCTAATTAACGCCGCAATCCAGAAGCTGATACAGGAGAGGAAAAACAGAGAAGTCTCCGGTGAAAGCTTTAtcgaagaagatgatgatgaccaGCTCTTTCTCTCCCGACTGCTCTATCAG TTGGAATCATTGAAAAGAGATggcaaacttgaacaaaatgaaTCTTCAAATAAAGTGGGTGAGGTAAATTGTAGAGTTGATGAATCGAAGAGTGAGAAGGGTGATGGTAACATTGAAGTTGTTGATACAGATGAAATCGTGAAAGAACTCAAGAAGGTGAAGAAACAGAATTCTATCACTCACTGGCTTCTTTCGGCCATGATTGTGCTCACACTGGTTTGGCAAATATCAGAGGTTTCTCTGATTTTGAAACTTAAAGATGGAGTAAGCCACCCATTTAGATCCCTTGGAGGTATGCTCATAGGGATGTTTAAAAGTTCAACTACAAATGGCCATGATTCAGAGAACCAGAATGAATCTCATTCACTGCCTCCTATCAAAGTTCCCGATTTTCCCCACATGGAATTTCCAGATTTAAATGGTGATAATGGTGGAAAACATTGA